ccacatgttttttttttatttatctgcCACCCTCTGTGACTCCCCAAACCCCGCTGCTTTTGCCCCTTTCTGTAATTCCAAATGTCTAGGTCCCACCAGACCCCCCTTTCTTACATGTCTCCCGGGCACCTGTCTGCCTGGACATTTATATTACAAagcctctgtgcttcctgcttcCCTACTTTCAAAACAAACGGCGCATGTCGATGACGTAGTCGCGACGCGGTGGAGGGGAAAGATGCAgaccccattttttttttgcccaaaGCAAAGATGAAGTGCGGGTGGTGACACACAACGCTCTTGTAAGCCAATGACCTttcaggaagagggagggggttgATCCTCAGAATGGCTGGAAAATGTGTATCACACACAGCCATGCGTTCCACCAGAAACACTTTTGCGTTCCAAGCCTCGATCCAAGCCGGGTTTGGATCGAAGCTTGGAACGCACAAGGGCTTCTGGTGGAAcgcatggctgtgtgtgtgtgatacaaatCTTCCATCCATTCTGAGGAtcaaccccctccctctccctgaaaGGTCAGTCGTAGATATAGTCAGATCTGTTAACCCATAGACGGCCTGGCAGCGTAGGGGTTAAATCACACTCAGGAAGACAGTGTCAGCCATCAATAAGGCGGCCAGCCAGTCTGTATgaaacaactccccccccccacctcgtaatcTAAATCCTGTAAATGTTGCtggggagattttttttttaaattgtgaaaATAAACCTAGCCGTCataggggttaacctcttcagtgtCAGAGTGCTGCCCCTCACCCTACCCAAATTGGCATCTAGTTGACAATAAGagacattattatatatttagtgTATGTAATTTTTGGGCAACGGTTACCAAGGGAGTGGTCGGGATCCCACATTAGTGAGATGTTCCTCAACATACATAGGCGGTGGAGATATTGCACATACCCTCAAACTGCCCGTGTTTAGTAGGTGCTGTAACCATTTGTTATGCCCCGTCCCTATAAAACGTATCTTTTGCACCTATTTCTGCTCATTGGTTGACACGCTGAACCTTCAGCTAATTCCAGCAGCTTTAAGGCCCATTAATGATCTGATAAATGATCAGCGGGTTATAGAGGAGTTATCTCCACTGCTGTGATACGTATGTCAGTATGTCGAAATAAATCCAGAAATACAAGTGTTATATTGGGGAATTATTCTTTACATATACATTGCATGCATTATGGGGCCTTTATAGGAGGTGCTCACTTGTAAGCTCCTGCATTCCACATTAACAGAGGAACTAAAATGTACTGTACCTATTTTCATGTGCCCAACGTTAAAGGGTCTGGTGGTGGTGCTGTTATATTGCTCCATTCCCCCCAGTGCTGTGGCTTCTTGTTTCCCCAGAACAACTGTTCTAACTCAGCCCTACAGCATAAGCCCCCATCTCAATCATCATTTCTTGACTGCCCTGGGCAAACAGAAACACAGACATTTACCGTAGACAAGATGTAGTCGAGGCGCTATTGTAGTAGCCTTTCTTTACACACACTGATCCCGCAGGTGGAAGATAAAACCCACACCCTTACCATCCCTTTTCTTATTCCAGCATCACTCACGTCAGTCCAGGATGGAAACAAGTGACTGGCAGACTGTCCCAAAGAAGAAGGGAACGAAGAAATCGGCACGGAAGAAAGAGCCGCCAGATTCCAAGGCGGAGATACCGCACCAGCCGCACCTCTCTTATGCCGACGAGGGTTGGGACAATCTGACACAGAGAATTCACGAGACCATGTGAGTATCAGACAGGGTCGCGTCATGGGCTAAAATTAATAACTTATcactttttggggggagggggggcttccTAAATATGAATCCGTTCGCTGCCAGATATGAATCTCCTCCACTCTAGTTTTTACtttgaacaaacaaacaataaagTCCTGGTGCAAAATATCACAGAGAATACCAGTCCTTCCTTCAGAAAAGATGGGGAGGTTAGAGGAAAAATGGAGTCCAGGACAGTCCTGATCACACTGTTCCTTTTTCTGTATGGAATATTCTCTTGTTACCGTTACTTGATCCTGATGCTCTGCaaagataaaatacaaaaaaccattgcgcagtattctCTGAGCAATGGAAACTCCTCTCCCCAGCCACTAGCTACTTACAGAAAAGCTACAGGAAAAGAGTGTTGATTGGTATCTTTATCCTTGGTTTCATGTTACTGCAGTAAACACTGGATCGCTCCGTGCCACGTGTTGTCCTCAGATATTTATTCTAGCACTCGGATTCATAGTGCCCAGAAGATATAGAAAACAAACATGGTGCAAATACcactatataaaatgtattaaaatgacATGACAAAAACACCACAAGGTGTCATACTCACATTTGCAATGTGATGGTTGAACCatctacaacgtgccgtccgctgccTGTAAGTTCCAAGCTGCAAGTACTAGTAGCTGGGGTTggatcccttcctccctccttctcGCGGCCGCGACTGATTAGATCCTCCCCCTGATGTCAAGACTACTAGGCTGCTGCTCTCTTCCTACATGCACGGAGTGATGTCACCaataagctccaccctacgcgtttcgtaactaTCGCGTTACTTCGTCAGGGGTGTTTTTACTTTGTTGACTTGAAGTTGCAGCAAAATTCAGATTgatcgtgtatatatatatatatatatatatatatatatatatatatatatagaaaacaaaaaTTGTAGCGCCAAAGTATTAATAGTGAAAAACTAAAATAGTGACTAAAGTGTTAATTAAATAAAGTGAACTTGAATATAAAATGCCAAATGTAATTATTTCTAAAACAACATATAAATGATTGATTATCAGAAAAAATGCATCACACAAAACTTCACAACATGtacaaaaaatatgtgaaagtgcaaAAAACGTGtctaaagaaaaaaggaaaagagtccaaccagtcctttttaAATCAGTCCATGAAACATGTAGATAATTGGTGCTGGTgtggggggtctccggctgctctcaataaggatgaaccacatccaagattacctaaaaaagaaaaagaagagagagcgcacgccccatagcataatactgttgatttaataataaaaaggGAAGGGTAGGGGGAGGAAGAATTGCACTCACAGGAGTAAAATCAATTTAAAACATTgtgtgaataattcaccaccatccggtctctgcacTGCAAACATCCACAGTTCTTGGCTCCCTCGGGGCTGTATGGAGATGATGTTATTCACAGGAGACTCGTGGTGTAATTCGCCGAGAGAATTCAGTCCATATACATCAGAAAAGCGCCTCCTTCACTTCGATGGCTGCCGGATCAATCGCGCGCTTCCAAGCtgcctcgtgcgcatgcgcagcgtcgtagtgacgtaattgcgcaatttggattccctgacgcgtttcgtcaccagagggcgactttttcaaagggctgATAGTGAATGGACAAAGTTCCTGGTATTTAAAGCCAGTTGGTTGCTTAGCAACCCGtgaaagacagaaaataaataaattaacctATTAATTGCTAACGGACACTGAGAAGCCCCATAGAGAAGTAATATGAAATGGTAGTCACTGGCTCAACAATACttattcataatatatatatcataactTAACCAAGTGTGGGAAAACCTATcccaagcttcaaattgcaaagccactataaccaaccccacactgatgagacccattaaggtcgaaacagtctgtctgtgggtaggtttactggctatgcatcttaacccaggctgtgctcaaaagctgcaatgcagcaagcatacgcttataggggacaatgtcatatggttttgaagcaaaaggtggcactgtgtgctcatttgcatgtcatttcccagaatcccttgctgcagtggaagcactgtatgctgggtgataatggtgaaaggcagggttgcagacctgtctaagacatgcgaatgagcacacagtaatatttccatttgagatatatataatttatatatataatttatatatataattttttttatttttttactctgTTGGAAATCACAAAGTAGATTGATTTCATTACAAAGTATGTTTCTGGTCTTAGCTCGTAGCGATTTCATCGTTCAAAACTTTTGTTTATCTGTGAAGTTAAGCCTTAGGGCTCAAATCCACCCTGGGAATTAAAAATGGCTGCTGAAATTTCACACATAATAGTCAATCAAAGTTTAAATCTGATGAAAGGGAAATTAAAAAGTAGgtaaaaacacagcaaaaaaaaaaatgcatgtagAGATAAGGCATGGTTAATTATAATTGAATTCCAGgcattaacctttacagtgccaggGAGTCTGGCGGCATCAGAGTGCCACCAGATCTCCGGCACTTCTAGGAGCGATCATATGACATTGACGGGCGCCCGGATCCTTGGATCAGCCAGCCCGTACCTGCTACGTCTGTGAAGGTTCAAGGCGCTTCTTCCATATCCACCACAGCGGTCGATCGGAGGTCTTTTCCTGGCAAAATTCCCCATGTCGTCAATGCCGAATTTCGCCAGAAAACGGCCCAATTTGCAGCTTTGGTGGATATAGGAGATGGTATAAGAGAAGGTATAGGATATAGGAGAAGATATAGGAAAAGGTATAGGGTATAGGAGAAGGTATAGGATATAGGAGAAGGTATAGGCTATAGGAGAAGGTATAGGCTATAAGAGAAGATGTAGGAGAAGGTATAGGATATAGAAGGTATAGGATATAGGAGAAGTGCCCATGGGTAAGAAAGTTGGGAAACTAGATGGATGTGTGTTGTGTTATTCCCGTTTtaagatatataaatatagttttgTAGCACTCCACCTTCTGAGAACTGTTTCCTTTTGTGCAACAGGGAGCGTCTGAGAGCCTCTGAATTCTGGGATTCTTCTCTAAGTGAGTATAAAGGGTTAACCTGACTGCGAATGCTGGGTATCGTCTACATTTCCCTTGgatccgggaggttaaaatggagctctccccagggcCTTGTGCAGTCtgcaggttaccatggtaacctcaggcCATTAAGAACATCATGATTATTAACCCACAGAAAAAAAACAGCAGGACTTTCTCCGGAGGCAAGTTACTAACTAGCATTATAGGAGTTAAACTTATATAGGTTTCTGGGAGGGATTACTGCTTGAAAGTGCATAAGAAGCAAGTGAtgcactgctcatttgcatatcattacccagaattcctggcttcTGTGGGACCACTGTATGTTGAGTGATTATGAGGTGAGGCAGGCTTGGGGACCTGTTTGAGACATGTTCATAAGGGTTCTTTATAAACAATAGGTATAAATGAAGTATAGGAATATTATTTGCGCTGACCAGCAGAACATATCTCAGAGCACAGAAATATATCAGTCATTGTCTGCACCGTAGCTATAGTTAATAACCTTTAGAGAAGAAAAGGTGCACactatatatagattttttttaactaTATAACACATTGAATTTTTCAAACAGCCAACTTTGTCTGAGGCCCAGGGAATTATATTTTCCCCTCATATAGCACCACCCGTGCACAGCGAGTCActgttccaaagagcttacactttaaTTCCGGAGCCTGAAGCACAGAGAGATATAGACTTGTCCAACGGCACACGGAGAGCTGGCACTGGGGTTCAAACTGACTTTACTATTAAGATTCTCCTACAGCACTTTCATTGTGTAAGGAAGAAGGGTGAGCGTGTCAGGAGAGCCACGTGTAGGTTTTATCAGCATTTTAACAGCAGCATAAacctagaccagtgtttttcaaccagggttcttgGGAACCCTTCGATTCCCTGGGGGtccttaaagggttccctgcaattttcaggtcatttgaaaattgtaccaaatacagaagaatttacattgcatctgatctcagacacgctattagagagggttggtgttccttacaatgtatctgatctcagacgcgctattagagagggttggggttccttattatgcatctgatctcagacgcgctattagagagggttggggttccttgctatgtatctgatctcagacgcgctattaagagggttggggttccttacaatgcatctgatctcagacacgctattagagagggttggggttccttgcaatgtatcttatctcagacgcgctattagagagggttggggttccttactatgcatctgatctcagacgcgctattagagagggttggggttccttgctatgtatctgatctcagacgcgctattagagagggttggggttccttacaatgcatctgatctcagacgcgctattagagagggttggggatccttacaatgcatcttatctcagacgcgctattagagagggttggggttccttacaatgcatctgatctcagacgcgctattagagagggttggggtttcttacaatgcatcttatctcagacatgctattagagagggttggggttccttacaatgtatctgatctcagacgcgctattaagagggttggggttctgcagaatgtcacaatataattatagggttccttaataataataaaaaaaagattggaaACCACTGACATAGATTAACAAACGACTACATATGTTATTGTGTCACCATTATTTCCATTAGGAATTACAATAGAGTGCCTTCACCAATGCCATTGCAAACCATCATTGGCTTCAGAAGAACATCTTGACACATGTAAAGAACGGGTGGACGCCTACCACCTTGAAACCGGCGAGATCAGCCCCGGAGGAGGAATCTGCAGCCGAACACGGCACTTTGACTGCGTGTGTTACGGCCTTGGGAACTTCTCTTCATGCGTAATATCTCGCCACCAACTGGCTTTCTTGCTTCTGCTCCTGGAACAGTTGCAGGTAAGAGGTGGACACCAACGGCCCTGGTCCACCGAGCTCTAAACCAGACCTGATAACGGGATGTTTTCCCGAAAACGGGAACGGACGTTATAGGGTTAAAGTAGTGTCCGCCAATGACATCCAAACACGACATCCGACTTCCATCTCACTCCCATCCTGTCACGACAGCATGACGTTGCTCTATCTCCTAAGGACAGGGGAGGGATAAGAGGAAAGGAAACCCCTGACTGACAAAcatttccccattcagaggcttcGTAGACATTCACAGGCTGGGTGCGTGGGATTGCAGTTTTAATGAGCGTACTGctacgtccatagtgcaggagcgAAATAAACACTAGGACGACAATGTATGTGTGCATAGGGCGCATGTGCtacggggagaccggcgcttcgcgCTACAAAGATATTTGTATTTcccgcgcgacggccgggtcacgggagcggttcgcccaatgagggcgaaccagttccgtgacatcacggccgcaCCTCTCCCCAACACGCCTTCCCGTtgcctctgcctgcaggacaggaaaTATCTCCTTCTGCAGGCGAGCGTACGCCGCGCCGAGGAGCGCGGAAGCTGACGCGTTCCACTATGGACGTAGCCTaaacttttttgttgttgtattgtTATGAAGATCCCACGATGCAAGTGCCATGTTTTCGATCCGCTCTTCTCTCCCTTGGAGATTTCAGTCCTGAAGAAGTTTGGTCTGACGGTCATCTTGGATAACGAGGTGAGAGAACGGGGGGGTTCCAGACTACAGCTGGGACTTCCCTGTAGTGCGATCTCGCGGTGCGTTGAATAGGATCCTTACACGTAGCTGCACCTCTCCCCGACCTCCATCTTTACTGAGCTAGCGTAGTAATGGCCCGCGGACACCTCAGGAAGCGAAAGGGTTCTTTTATTTTCAGTGTGCAACGTCAAATGGAGGCGCATTGCCACGACAACAGAACGTCATGGCAACACAGGGCCATGGTCATAAAAACGTGACACCACGAcatcatgatgtcacgtgacgcccgttgtcatggcaacatgacgccatttgacgtcgcggcTACATGATGAGGGACACTGCAAGAAGACATCgcgcaggagaaggtaagagtgttacagaggccccgcgctctccccctggcaatcagttttcattgttgtggggagagcgcagggcctcggTGCCGCGGCACCGCTATCACACCGGCACTGAAGTAACATCCCGTTATGAGCCCTTATTTGGCCTGAGTTTTGTGGAGCTAACCTCTTACCTAGGCGGTGTTTTGTCCCCTTTATAGGAGGGGAAACGTGCAGTTTGCAGACCCACTGTCTTCTACATGCTGCATTGCGGGAAGGCGCTCTACAATAATGTGCTGTGGAGGAACTGGTCACAGGAGGCATTGTCCAAGATGATTATCATTGGCAACAGTTTCAAAGGGTTTCAGGAAAGGTATGTCGCTCCAGAATGGGCCAACCAGCCAGCTCTTGTCAATTCATGGTACAGCCTCCCAGCCCAAAATAATGCGTACCATGTCCTCGTAATTCAGAAACTGTTTTTTCCACAGCAGATCTTGGGCCATATTTAGTAAACGTTAAGGGACCTATGGCTCATTCCAATAAATGAGACGTAAGATGTCTTAAGGTTTAGCACCGTTTAGTATATATGACCTATGGTATACCATCTTTCTTAATGATATATTATGGATTATATTACATGCTTAATATTCACATCTTGCTAAATGTTACTTTATTATTTATAGGCTGCTGTCCCGGATCTTGCAACGGGATTATGCGTATATTCAACAGGTAGGATGCTATTCATTTACCTAGCAATAATTATACTAGGGCACAAAATAAGTACATTTCAAGTAATTgtgttatacatatatacacacacagctgaaccccgttataacgtggtgctcAGGGTCCACCCGATACAACCGTGTTATAACCGGGAAGTTTGCCAAAATGTACAGTGTGTGTTGCCTCTGATGGTATCGTTCGTTCTGAAGAATCTATTCTCAAACAGGCGTGATATAGCTATTTCCTACAAATGAACCTTGTAATGAATATGGCAGAAAAGGATTAAGCATTTGAATCATTCTGGCACACAAGGGGTTAACATTGAGTACACATGGTTTTAAAATACAGGAATTGTTTATATGGCATGTCAAACCACACTAGGCCTAGTTTGCTTTTGTGTTAAGTGCGTAGTTTCCTTAATAAGCAGGGAACAGAGACTCTGTATGTTCATTCAATAGTACCTTTGGTGGTGGTAGCGGATATATAGAAAGGTGATAGAGAGGTGTATTGTAACGGAATACgggtaaatattaactaatttgaagtaccttgcagaggagaaaggtgagttggcgaGTTTATCTGCgtatattaaccctggttgcatatatgtCCCGTGCTTACAAGTATGCTGTCTGTGACAGATGATATATTGAGAGGAGATATTATTCAAATGctattcatttgagggaccatGCGTAGAGAAAAGTGAATCAGCTTGATAGctttgtgtattaacccatgccccatgtacaggtcacatgctcatgtgtgccgtacgtgacacgtGTACATTTATATGGCTTCTTGGTATAAAGAAAACCAGGTGAACAAAGAATGAAACCTATATTCATGGTTTTTCTGCCGTGTGCACCGGTCACAGACTTCTCTCGCTCCTGCGTCCCCCTACTAGTCCTACATATATTTCTTCTCTAACAAATGTTGTTTCTTTTGCCCTCCAGGAAACTTTTGTACGTTCTCAGCAGTCTTACAGAACTTGCTCAATTAACCCTAAAAACTTAGACTTCAGAGAAACTAAATTTTAAAGCACAAAATTATATCTAcaagtatacatatatatcaaaagtatatatgtatattatatatctatagGGGGGACGCTAGCAGCATAACACTTTAGCTTCTGAGCGCTATATAAGATAAATATATTACTACTTATGGCAACCCTTTAGATGTAAGCCATTACAGGAGTAGGGTAGGGACTTTGGATTAAGACCCGCAGGAGGTTTTGGGGTTTGATTATGGGTTCATAGGGTGAGGTCACTGAAAAGGTTGCTTTGTATGTCTCATGACTGGACATGTGTAGctgttcagattttttttttgttctgccATTTTCCCATAGAGTTTACAAGCCTTGGAAGAAATAGCTTTCCCAGACAGCCATCAATACAGCGACATGTTCAATGATACTTCCATCCATTGGTTTCCCTTACAAAAACTTGGGATGTTACCAAGTGAAGCATGGCAGCTCCTGGCCGAGCCAGATTACCAAGAGTGTGACGATCTGGAGAtcatcaggaaccaaaaaagatGACTATACTTCAGTTGTAGAACTATCAATAATGGTGCACTGCTGCTCACTCCATCTCTTTTATTGTAGGGAAATGCAATAAAACATATTGAAACTTTTGTTCTTCCAAAGTGTAGACTTGTTGAAGGCTTTGATGTCTTCTCATAGATCAACAAGATGGTTCATCATAGTTAAATTACACAGCACTGGAACCCCCACGATTTCTTCATCTGACCCATCAAGCTACAACTTTGTTCAAGTCTTAACTCCTTGGTTGAGGTGGGAAGAAGCTCTATGGACTTGACTCCTGTATTTAGGTGGATCTGCATTAACTTATACTTTGTATAGAAAGAATATATACAAAGTAGCGTTAATACAGAGTCATTCGCATGGAAACATCTATTGACAGTATCTATctgtacatacagatatctatatctatttcTCTAAGTATatctgcacatccctctgtgattGGCTGTCCCTGGGAGAGTAACATGCCGCTCAGCCTATGAAACTGCACATCGTGTAGCGAAATTGCACATTGGCTGTGCAACATCTTcagtgtcacatatgaagtgtctgtggagttgaaGAATACAAGAACTGGACTCCATCATCAACCCTGCAACAGAGggaacttggctttctaaattCTATGACAATTCTTTCACATCTAAAGACTAACTTCTAAGCTGCTGTTTAACCTTCAGTGCTCCACTGCCCTCCCAAGTCTGATTTATACACTGCTCTTTCACATCCTACTGCTCATCTCCTGGAATACCTGGGGCCTCCCTCCTCTTACCCTGCATCTCAATATGCCcttcctattgctttttctgtttgctgttttctcacttttgtaaacttttctgttgTCCAACTTCCCCACACTCTTATCCACCTATGCTTGTGCCTATATATTGCACCAGTATGTAcacctttcccaacaacttctacacccctcaataaaaagcacccccacaaacccTCTTTtcaccttttcttttttcttgtactccttgctgctggggatatcgctCCTAATCCTGGagccagccatatacacacctgctctagcccacacctccctgccacctctttccctgccaATAATggtaacccatctaatttaataccgaccaaccttaaaactcacgtcaaaagaagcatcccaatagcatgcactcatggctactgtcccacacccactgtCGCTACCCACCAACCATTGGggccaagccctgccatctaTTGCActtagtctcccaacataccacttagattgtaagctctccgaggcagggatttcctttcctattgtctaatttttctgcgcttattgtattataattccctgtagtttattgtatttgtaaagtgctgagtacactgtcgacactatataaataaagatatatacatacatacatcccctTCTGTGATAGACTGAATGGCCTCTTACTCACCCAGGAAACATTGGGGGAGGGGATTTTAATGGCAGTGCAGActgcaaggagaggaggagaccggtgagatgagtaggagaggaggagacGCAGTAAGgcgaggagagagtgcaaagaggagtagggcatgatggaggggagaggagagacagcaaggcgaGTTGGAGGAGACACAGCAAGGAGAGGAAGAGACAAGGAGATGGGAAttgagagcagtgtgcacatcgggcagaagggagtgca
The Ascaphus truei isolate aAscTru1 chromosome 13, aAscTru1.hap1, whole genome shotgun sequence DNA segment above includes these coding regions:
- the SRRD gene encoding SRR1-like protein — translated: METSDWQTVPKKKGTKKSARKKEPPDSKAEIPHQPHLSYADEGWDNLTQRIHETMERLRASEFWDSSLRITIECLHQCHCKPSLASEEHLDTCKERVDAYHLETGEISPGGGICSRTRHFDCVCYGLGNFSSCVISRHQLAFLLLLLEQLQIPRCKCHVFDPLFSPLEISVLKKFGLTVILDNEEGKRAVCRPTVFYMLHCGKALYNNVLWRNWSQEALSKMIIIGNSFKGFQERLLSRILQRDYAYIQQSLQALEEIAFPDSHQYSDMFNDTSIHWFPLQKLGMLPSEAWQLLAEPDYQECDDLEIIRNQKR